A window of Streptomyces sp. NBC_01241 genomic DNA:
GCGAACCCCAAAGATGCCCAGCCGTACCTCGACAGCGGCGTGTGGAAGAGGGCCGACACCCTGGCCGGCCTCGCGGAGCGGATCGGCGTCCCGGCCGCGGAGCTCGCGGCAACGGTCGAGCGGTTCAACGGCTTCGCGGCGGCCGGCGTGGACGAGGACTTCCACCGCGGGGAAGACCCCTACGACCGCTTCTTCGCTACGGGTGAGGGCCCGAACCCCAATCTTGTGCCGCTGGAGAAGGGGCCGTTCCACGCCGTTCCCGTCGTACTCGGCGACCTCGGTACCAAGGGCGGCCTGACCACCGACGACCAGGCCCGCGTGACGACACCCGACGGCGACGTCATCCCGGGCCTGTACGCGGCGGGCAACACCATGGCGTCCGTGAGCGGCCCGGTCTACCCGGGTCCGGGTGTGCCCATCGGCTCGGCGATGGTCTTCGCCTACCTGGCGGCCATGGACATCGCCCGGCAGCAGACGGACTGACCGGACCGCGGCACCGGCCCGCTGCCGGCCGCGAGCAGCCCCCACCCGAGGAAGATCCCGACCAGTGGGATCGTGACAGCCGCGCCCCCGGTGCCCCGGCCTATCGTCCCCGGCACACCGCGTTCCGAAGGACGGCCGTCGCGCCGGGGCAGGAAGGAAGCCGATGATCGACAAGAGCGTGTACGGGCCGTGGGCGGTCGTCGCCGGAGGATCCGAAGGCGTGGGGGCCTCCTTCGCGCACCGGCTCGCCGACGCCGGAATCAACCTGGTCCTCGTCGCACGCAAGCCGGGACCGCTGCGGCAGACCGCCGACGAGGTCCGCGCGAAGGGCGTCGAGGTGCGCACCCTCGAACTCGACCTCCTCGACCCCGGCGCACTGGCGTCGATCCGCAAGGCGACCGATGACGTCGAGGTCGGGCTGCTGATCTTCAACGCGGGCGCCAACAGCTACGGCCACGAGTTCGTGAGCAGCGACCTCGACCGGGTCCAGGGCGTCATCGACCTCAACATCACCGCCCAGCTCGCCCTCTCGCACCACTTCGGCGCGAGCATGAAGGAGCGCGGCCGGGGCGGCATCATGCTGGTCGGCTCGCTCTCCGGCTACCTGGGCCAGGCACAGATCAGCATCTACTCCGCCGCCAAGGCGTTCAGCCGGGTCTTCGTCGAGGGGCTCTGGCTGGAGTTGGAGCCGTACGGCGTGCACGTCCTCGAACTGGTCCTCGGCGTGACCCGCACCCCCGCGATGGAGCGGGCCGGCCTGCGCATGGACCTGCCCGGACTGCGGGTGGCCGAGCCCGACGACGTCGCGGAGGAGGGCCTGGCCCATCTCGCCGACGGACCCGTGTGGGTCGCCGGAGGCAACCAGACGGCGGCCGAGAAGCGCAGCGGCTTCCCCCGCGCCGGACTCGTACGCGGCGCCCACGAGGCGTCCCGGCGCCTGCTCCCCGGCTCATGAGGGGCCCGCTGACGATTCCCGGCGCACTGGACCTCGCCGCGACCACCCATCCGTGGACGGAAGCGGTCGTGGACGACGAAGTGCGGCTGACCTACGCGCAGCTGCGCCACGAGGCCCTTACGGTCACGAGGTCGCTGCTGGCGCTCGGCGTCCGGCGCGGCGACCGGATCGCCCTGTGGGCGCCCAACAGCCACCGCTGGGTGGTGACCGCCCTCGCCGCCGCAGGTGCCGGCGCGATCCTGGTTCCCGTCAACACGCGGTACAAGGGCGACGAGGCGCGCGGGGTGCTCGAAAAGAGCCGGACGCGGCTCCTGCTGGTCGAGAACGGCTTCCTGGGCAACGACTACCTGGCCATGCTCGGCACGGACGCCACCGGGGAGACACCGGTCCCGGGGCTGCCCGATCTCCTCGACGTGGTGACGCTCGGCGGCCCGGCGCATTCCGCCGCGCGGCCGTGGGAGGCGTTCGTGGAGCTCGGCAGCCGGGTCCCGGAGGACGAGGCGGTCGCGCAGTGGGCGTCCGTACGGCCCGACGACGTGTCGGATCTGCTGTTCACCTCCGGGACGACCGGCAGACCCAAGGGAGTGCTGACGAGCCATCAGCAGAATCTCTCGACGTACCGGGCCTGGTGCGGCCGGACCGGCGTCACCGGCGACGACCGCTACCTGATCATCAATCCGCTG
This region includes:
- a CDS encoding SDR family NAD(P)-dependent oxidoreductase; its protein translation is MIDKSVYGPWAVVAGGSEGVGASFAHRLADAGINLVLVARKPGPLRQTADEVRAKGVEVRTLELDLLDPGALASIRKATDDVEVGLLIFNAGANSYGHEFVSSDLDRVQGVIDLNITAQLALSHHFGASMKERGRGGIMLVGSLSGYLGQAQISIYSAAKAFSRVFVEGLWLELEPYGVHVLELVLGVTRTPAMERAGLRMDLPGLRVAEPDDVAEEGLAHLADGPVWVAGGNQTAAEKRSGFPRAGLVRGAHEASRRLLPGS